The Terriglobales bacterium DNA window GAGTTTCTTCATCGCCTGCGAGTAGCCGGACCCAGGAACTCACCGCTTCGAACCAACAAGGCGGCAACGAGGAGGAACAACTGATTCGCCAGATTGCCGCAGAACATCCCACGCTGAGGGACACTTATGAGAACAGCCTGAAACAGGTGGACGCATACATTTCGGATGCTCAGCGCACGGTGGAGCAGAATCCCTATGACGAAGAAGCCCGGCAGTCCCTGATCCGGGCGTACGATCAGAAGGCTATGATCTACCAAATGGGGCTTTCACGCTCTATGGAGTAGGCGACCAGGCTCGTTTTTTTGCCGCTGGGAGGTTGAGCAGGAGATGGTGAGGAGAGAAGGTATGTGGAGCACAAAGATCGGCATGATGCTAGCCGGCGCTGTCGTGGTGGTGTCTGTAACTGCCTTGGGCCAGCAAAAGAAGGAATTTCGTTACCCGGTCACCAACGGGGCAATGGTTTCGATTGTCAACGACTATGGCCCGGTTTCGGTCAAGCCATCCAGTGGCGGCAACGTGCTGGTGAATACCAGCACCCGCAGCAATAGGGTCGAGGTGGACGGAAACCAGAACGGAAACCGTGTCGAAGTCCGCACCCACTATCTTCAGCACGTCGGACCCGAGGATGGACGCGTGGACTACGAGGTGCAGGTTCCTCCCGATGCCAGCGTGACGGTTCATTCTGCCGTAGGTCAGATTAGCGCGGAGAGGTTAGTGGGCGACGTAACCTTGGAAGGCGAGTCCTCCAGCGTGCAGGTAAGGGACTTCACGAACGCACATCTTCACGTGCGCACGGTAGATGGCCCGGTTTCGCTAACGAATGTGCGTAACAGCCACGTGGATGTAACTTCGGCAGGCGGCGACGTTACGCTTTCCTCCGTAACTGGTCCCAAGGTTTACGTAAATACCACCAAGGGGAAGATCAAGTACATGGGCGATCTTGCCGGCGGTGGCGACTACGCCTTTACCAACCATTCCGGCGACATTGACGTAGCTATTCCCTCAACTGCTTCGGTGGACGTCACCGCGCGCTCGGTGTTTGGCAGCGTCGAAGACGCGTTTCAATTCCGTCCGAACGCGCACATGACCTTCGTGCCTTCGCAGGGCAAGTCGTTTGCCGGGTATTCAAATTCGGGCGGGGCATCGCTTAAACTGCATTCCTTCACCGGCAAGATCAAGGTCCACAAGCAGTAGGCGTAGCACTTTCGAAATTTTCGCACCCCAGGCGCGGCAGGCATTTCCTCGCGCCAGCGGTTACAATCCCAATATCACTCACACCTTGCGCAAAGCCAACCCCGGCACTCCGGCGGCCGTTGTGCTCGTTGGGTACATGGGAGCCGGAAAGACCAGTGTCGGACAAGAGCTGGCGCAAC harbors:
- a CDS encoding DUF4097 family beta strand repeat-containing protein encodes the protein MWSTKIGMMLAGAVVVVSVTALGQQKKEFRYPVTNGAMVSIVNDYGPVSVKPSSGGNVLVNTSTRSNRVEVDGNQNGNRVEVRTHYLQHVGPEDGRVDYEVQVPPDASVTVHSAVGQISAERLVGDVTLEGESSSVQVRDFTNAHLHVRTVDGPVSLTNVRNSHVDVTSAGGDVTLSSVTGPKVYVNTTKGKIKYMGDLAGGGDYAFTNHSGDIDVAIPSTASVDVTARSVFGSVEDAFQFRPNAHMTFVPSQGKSFAGYSNSGGASLKLHSFTGKIKVHKQ